tctattgtctgtacaagtcccctctataatttgtaaagcgctgcggaatatgttggcgctatataaataaaattattattatattattattattcctcaagggctgcaaacaggtcatgttttcaggatttccttgtactgcacaggtgataatttaatcaccaaatcattatttgtgtaggtgattaagttatgacctgtgcagtacaaggaaatcctgaaaacattacctgtttgcagccctcgaggaatgcagtttgacacccctcatCTACAGCAGTGGCGTCACTCAGTCATTCAGACTGCATCCACAAGATTGCTATGAACCTCGCTGTCCGAGGCGTTTTGTTCTTCTACATTTTGGTAGTTGTCCTAGTTGAGGATTTTTGCTGTTTTGTTGGCAACTTCCAGTTTTAATGCATGGCATTGCCTTTAAACTGTCATTGTCATACAGAAAAATCTCCTATTTGTATGCTATACTAACCTAATCAATTTACGGAGACCCTGCTCCTGGCCAATATTACCTGTTTATGAAGTCTTGTGATCTGGTTACGTCACCTCCCTCCTGTTACTGAAGCGTGTACTCCTCATTTTACCTAGCAATGATTACACCAGGATTACTAGTTTTTCAGGACCTCAAAAACCAAAGGTCGGCGTTTTATCTGCTTTCTCAGACAGAAGTCAAAAGCGAACATGTGTAATTGTTACAGCCTGGTGCAAGTTAAGAATTACAATCTATAACTAAAGCTTTGTTCACATCAGTTGAAAAATGCTGGATTGTATGATGGAAATCGGACCTTATTCTAGTCAGGGATCCATCGTGTCAGGGATCCAGAAACTCTGTGATTATTGTACTCCTGTTGTGACTGAGCAGAAAAAATATTAAATTACTAACGCAAAGCTGTAAAAGGCAAAAGTCAGAAATGTAGCGTAAGCCAGGAAAAAAGGCCAAGGCCGTAATTGGGAATCTATTATTTTGGATAAGAATGTACGGTTACTGTAATCTTCTCTAAAAGATCTCCTTTAGTCTGGAGGCAACACATGTGGTGCGACAGCCAGTCTCCAATAAGTCGTGTAACTAAAATCTGTTTCAGACTTGCAGCATAACTGTAAGGTACAGCCAAATCGCAGATACGCAAATTGCATCAAAGTCCATGATGTGTCACTTGCAAATAGCAATGGAAAGTACAACACATGCCCAATGCAATGCCAAAGGTAATCACTAGATGCAGAGTCCGATCAGTGGCTGCTTGTTACTATTAGTACCTGACTCTTACTTACTTAGCAGTGCAGTCACTACACTAGGAACTATGTAGCtactttaattactttttttttttggtgtggaggttttttttaaaaattttattcaTTCCCCAACTTAGGCATATTTGGGTTCAGATGTAGCCGTGCAGAAGAGCTTTTCAACTTGCTACAAATATGCATGAAAAACAATCGAATAAGTGTAATTTCTGATACAGATGGAGACTCTCCAGTAGGTAAGTGCCAAGTAGTAGTTGTTGTAGTTCCCCTGTGACTTCACTGGAGAACCCGAAGGCACATATCTGTAGTGTAATGGTGCTGGTTTGCTGATTACATTGATGCCTGTGAGGAAATCTTCTATGTGGTTCTTCAATCACAATTTGGAGTTCCCTGCTAACCAGATTTTTGGCGCACAGGAGTGGagtgtgcactgggtcttctcctccctgtctgagtCCCCGATCTGTGAATGACGGGTCACAGCTGAGATTTCCTACTGAGGAGGCAGGAGCCGGATAATCGGACACGGGAAGGAGGAGACCCAGTGTacggtccggcccctgtgcactgaaATCTAACTAGCATAACACTTCAAATACTGATTGATCCCACCTTGTGGTTCTTCAACGTAATCTGTATCACAGCGCCATGACAAAATCGTGCTTAGTCTGACAGGTTTTTCTTTAAAGGAGTCTTTCAAGATTGAAACAAAAGACCTGGACTCTTTGGGCCCCAACTTATTAGTCACCCCAGAATTCTTgcataaccccttcacgacatatgatgtaaattTGCCTACCTTTTGGATGCTGGCTTACAAGCATCAGTGTTGGAAATTACACAAATGTTATAAATTTTAAATAGGAATGTACTCGGTAAATGGAGTATGGAAACTGAAAGATGCACAGAATTAGGAGGTAGTCATCTTATTCCAGACacctcaggtttttttttttttttttttgctagctcAGCTCTATAACTCTTGTTTcatgttgcatgtttgtctttAGCAGATGCTGAACAAAGTTTCCCATACCGGTATGAGACCTATCCCACTCTCCCAGCAACCTCCCTAATCTCATCTACCATAAGGCCAGAGCCTATTGGAAGTGAATTCCTCACTCCTTCATCTTCTACAAGATCTTCAGAAGTGAGTCAGTTGCTGTTCATTCTTTATTAGTGATGAAggggtatactcgttgcttgggttttccagagcacgcttgggtggtctccgggtatttgtaagtgctctgagatttagtttgacgcagctgcatggttcacggctgctagccaggctgagtacatgtgggggttgcctggttgctagggaatccccacatgtattcaagctgtctatcagctgtaaattgtgcacctgcggcaaggaaaactaaatctccgagtacttccgAATACTCGGagatcaggaaaacccgagcaacaagtatactcgctcatcactatttgttatGCATTATTTATAGCTCTATCAATGTCTctattgtttactttttttttctcccccctaaAATTGCAAATTTCCTGACTAGAACAAGATAAAAAGATCCAATTTACCTCTACACCATAAGCTTTCAGATGGTGGCATGAGTCAAATGTCTATGCAAAGCTATCTTAATGTAGACGAGCATCTTGGACTTGGCCCAGCCTCTATGGTTGGGAACACCATGAAAAGTGAAGAGCTACAAACCTTCAGTAATGTACAATCTAGAGATTTAAATGGAGCCATATGGGACACTGGTTATGACAGTGATGACCGTCAAGAATCCTCCTGTGTGAGAAGAATGGGGTATGAAAATGTTTCAGCTATTCCAGGAGCGTGTCTTAGGTCCCGAAGCATGTTGGTTTCGTTCAGTAGCTCGGAGTCACAAAGCAGTGATAATTTAACACCTCGTATATCGGGATGTGTCAATAGTAAGGCATCTTCTCCATTGATCATTGAGCAAAATATAGCCTCCATGAAGGAAGACGGCAGTTCATTAGACACAGAGAAATTGTCTTCAGCGAGAGATTCCAAAATGCGTCAAGGCAGTGCACCCATCTATTTTAACTTTGATGTCAGGCAGTCTTCTCAGGAATCAAAAACTCTCAATTACATCCAGGTTGAGATGGAAAGTGGTATTGACTCGGACAACCCTGAAACACCTCAAAGTCCTGATGTACAATGGAGCTTGGGCCGCCAGTCTCAGATTTACACAGAACTGGACTTGGCAAAAACCACAGCTTTGTCACTTATACAGAGGAACTGGCCTAAAGAAGATGGCACTAGGAAAACTAGACATAATGGCAAACCTTTCCCAGTTTGACCATGTAGTTTCTAACAATTTAGTCTTTAAGGCAAAGCATCGTTATTATTGATCACACAGTTTAGTATATAAAGTCTAGAATCTGTAATTTTGAGTACTGTTCTTGCAGTCTTCACCTGTCTTTAGCTGGTCTACAAGCAATGGAAATTAACAAAGGGACTAGCAGCTTTTGTTGGCCATTAAAACATTAATCAGACTTTTTGTGTGTAAATATATTGGCTGTCATGCTTCCAGTTGACTACCTAATGACTTTTGATCACTTGCAGATCTTAATATAACTGAAGGATTAGGCCTTATTCATTCTAGTACACATTGGATAGGCCATATGTGGAAGTTACTATGCAACAAATTTTCCAATTCCTGGGACTGGTTTTCAAATGCTAAATACTGACTTAACACCACCATTGTATAATTTATTGGAGCAGCCTTGTGGCCACCAACATTCCTACTAGGAAAAGTTCAAAAGGCCACCAGTAGATTGTGCAACACCAATCCCGCAATTCTTGTGCCACCAAATGTTGGGTAAGGCTAGCTTTTTTTGCTTCATAGCTAAACTGAGCCTGATGGGAGATTCATGATGCTCAAACCAGTGTTTCAGAGTATAAAATTTACAAGGCTGTGATAACGCCACTCATGTCTGATTCACACTACCCAAATTTTGTTGGGTTACATTAAAGTTCTGTCCTAAAATTTCACATGACAATTTCTTTTGTCTATATTGGGAGAGGGTGGGGAGATGTTAATTAACTTTGTTTTTTTACTGTAATATTTTCAATAGTGACAAACTGCATGCATAACTTGAATGCGGTTAATAAAGCATTAAAGTTTTTATTGTGTCATGCCTATTCCTGAACCGGGGAGAATCTGACAAGTGGTGTGTGTGCCATACCAAAAAAAATATTAACTAGTCCATGATTGGAGTAATAACATGGTAAAATCACCAAACTCCGGTGTATGGGCACAAGTAGCAGCCCAATTCATAGGAAGAATTTGGCACACAAATGGAAAATTTCAAGGTGATTTGCAAGAGTGAGAACATAACGTTTTGGTCTGTGCTTAGCCCTTCCTCAGATGCATGGATTTACACCAGAGAACAAGTGTAAAGGGCTGCTTATGAAAGGCTTTAATAGCATAGAGTAGTGGCAAATTCACTATAGGTGTCGTGCCTTTGTAAGTCACATAGGCTTCCAAAGGAGCCACACCTGTAGTGGATTCTCAGAGATGGTTTGGGGACCCTTGTGCTGGTGTAGCTgcactgttttatcaagaccaaagtcggtGCTGCCATCTACCggaaattttggagcacttcatgcttccctcggaaatttccatctccaaaaagttggtcagcattctccagcaggacttggcacctgtccgcactgccaaatgtaccaacacctggtttaaaaacaaccatATCgctatgcttgattggccagcaaactcacctgaccttaacccaatagagaatctatggggtattgtaaagaagaTGAAACatcagacccaataatgcagatgagctgaaggctgctatcaaagcaacctgggcttccataacacctcagcagtgccactggcTAATTTCCTCCATGCCtcgccgcattgatgcaaaaggcGCCCTGACAAAGTATTTAGTGCATTTACAGAACATGCCATATATTTTTGGACTAGAAGACACACTTTATTCCTCCAAATAATGGGGGTGCTTCTTATAGTTCGGATGTACCGGCTGAGATGGGGCAACAGCGGAGGAgtagtgggtcacaggaggcaggagcaggcGGCTGTGGCTAACTCctatgcccgctgctaaagagaaatgaatattcactgaatTCCATGCCCAGGGGTATGGAGGATAAtgaacattcatttctctttaatagcatcctgatatgcatgaccccatcagaaaaacataaaaaaaaaaaaaaattaacttccctttgctccctcgcagcgtcttgttccaAGGCCAGcatctgctttatgcttgtaagcagcgcatggcagtgacgtcatgtgttGCTTACAAGCCAAAGGGCAGCTGCCGAAACACACTGCGCTGCATGCTGGGACTGTGCGTGGAAGGCAGTTAGTATTCATTGCTCACTCTTTAGTAGCGTGCGCAGTGTCAGTCGCCGGCTTCCTTCCAACGCCCCAGTGGCCGAACTCCTCAGATTGAGCGCTAATGAATTGACATTCGCAAGTAGTGCTTATTTCTTCCCCTACATAAACTATATGCATCAGTCATACTCACATTTGCCCTTGGGGAtgggtgtttttccatcatacatgacggcaccacaagagaggggatccgcccttcaaggacaggaaaccttcaagataaaaggggcagctcctctctccacatcagttgttttaaagagtacgagaggaactccgctggttagtgtacacataaataatacatcctatacggttcttaTCACCgacacccaactaatgacgtgatcaacagGGTGG
The nucleotide sequence above comes from Ranitomeya imitator isolate aRanImi1 chromosome 7, aRanImi1.pri, whole genome shotgun sequence. Encoded proteins:
- the LOC138645918 gene encoding fibroblast growth factor receptor substrate 2-like, which codes for MELTETTLIFHIRRGGFVRWPYISLLKYGYDTDLFSFVCGRRCQTGEGIFGFRCSRAEELFNLLQICMKNNRISVISDTDGDSPVDAEQSFPYRYETYPTLPATSLISSTIRPEPIGSEFLTPSSSTRSSENKIKRSNLPLHHKLSDGGMSQMSMQSYLNVDEHLGLGPASMVGNTMKSEELQTFSNVQSRDLNGAIWDTGYDSDDRQESSCVRRMGYENVSAIPGACLRSRSMLVSFSSSESQSSDNLTPRISGCVNSKASSPLIIEQNIASMKEDGSSLDTEKLSSARDSKMRQGSAPIYFNFDVRQSSQESKTLNYIQVEMESGIDSDNPETPQSPDVQWSLGRQSQIYTELDLAKTTALSLIQRNWPKEDGTRKTRHNGKPFPV